From the genome of Gemmatimonadaceae bacterium:
AGGCGGTATCGTCTAGGGGACTAGGACACAGCCCTCTCAAGGCTGGAACACGGGTTCGAATCCCGTTACCGCTATGGTTGGTGAGGTGGATCCGGCCCCATCGTCTATCGGCTAGGACGGCACCCTTTCACGGTGCAGAGAGGGGTTCGATTCCCCTTGGGGTCATCTGGTCGCTGCTCCTTGGCGCCAGGCGGAATCGTGGAGTTGGAAGCACATTGGGGCTGTAGCTCAGCAGGTTAGAGTGCCGGTCTGTCACACCGGAGGTCGCGGGTTCGAGCCCCGTCAGCCCCGTAGGTCATACAGCAGGACGTGAAGTGGCCGACACTTCACCGCGGTGCATGCCCAAGTGGTGAAATTGGTAGACACGCCATCTTGAGGGGGTGGTGCCGAAAGGCGTAGCGGTTCGAGTCCGCTCTTGGGCACTCAGCAGGTCTGCCAGCGTAGCTCAGTGGTAGAGCACCCGATTCGTAATCGGGCGGTCGTCAGTTCAATCCTGACCGCTGGCTCTGAAGGCAAGGCTCGCCATTGCATTGGCGGGCCTTTTGTCTTGGCACTCCGCCCAGCGACGCGCCTTTCTTCCCCACCGGCCGCCCGATACCTTTCCGGTCCTTGCGGGCGTAATTCAGTTGGTAGAATGCCAGCTTCCCAAGCTGGACGTCGTGGGTTCGAGTCCCATCGCCCGCTCTCGCCGTGCCCGCGCCCGGTCCATCTGGACCGGGCGTTCTCATTTCCGGCGTGCACGCCCCGTGTTGCCTGCCCTCATGCTTCCGCTCGTCAACGCTTTTCTCCTGGTTGGGCTGTCCCTTGTATTCGCGAGATCGGCGCCCGCGCAGCGCCCTGACTCCACCGCGCGCCTTCGCGTGCGCGTGACGCACGAGGGCGCACCCGTAGCGGACGCACTCGTGCGCGCGGGGCGCCTCGCGACGCAGACTGACAGTGCAGGAGAGGCGCGGCTGGTGCTCCCTGCCGGATCACACCACCTGGTGGTTTCGCGAATCGGGTTCCAACCCCACGCCCTCACGCTCTCGCTCCTGGCCGGAGCAGACACAACCATCCGCGTGGCGTTCGAGGCTGCGGTCGCCGAAATGGAGGCGATCCTCGTGAGCGCCACCCGCAACGAACGCCGCGTGGAAGACCTGCCGCTGCGCGTCGAGGTCATCGACGAGGAGGAAGTCGCCGAGAAGGTCTCGATGACGCCGGGCGACATTGCGATGATGCTGAACGAAACTGCCGGCCTCCGCGTGCAGGTGACCAATCCGTCTCTGGGCGGCGCCAACGTCAGAATGCAGGGACTGCTGGGCCGCTACTCGCTGCTGCTTGCCGACGGACTGCCACTCTACGGCGGGCAGGCCGGAGGGCTTGGCCTCCTCCAGGTGCCTCCGGTGGACCTCGGTCGCGTCGAGGTGATCAAGGGCGCCGCGTCTTCGCTCTACGGGCCGGGAGCCTCGGGTGGTGTGGTCAACCTCATCTCCAGGCGACCGGAGGAGCAGGCGTCCCGGACCTTGCTCGTCAACCAGACGTCCCGCGGCGGCACGGACGGGGTGGTCTTTGTCTCGGCGCCACTCACCGAGCGCATCGGCTACACATTGCTTGCCGGCATGCATCGGCAGCTCGCGCAGGACGTGGACGACGATGCCTGGATCGACGTACCCGGCTACCGGCGCGTCGTGGTGCGGCCGCGGGGGTACTTCGACGACGGCGCGGGGCGCACGGCGTTTGTCACCGCTGGCTTCACCGGCGAGGGTCGCGATGGCGGCACGCGCGACGGACGTGTGGCTCCCGACGGACGTCCGTTCGCTGAAGGCCTGCGGACGCGCCGCGCGGACGCCGGCGCGCTGGCGCGATGGCTCGTGCGCGACTCGACGAGCGCCTGGCACGGCGCGATTGTCACCCTGCGCGGGTCGGCGATGCGCCAGCGGCACGAGCACACGTTTGGCCCGGTGCGCGAGGACGACGTGCATCGCACGGCATTCGGGGAGGCCTCGGTCGCCGTACCGCGAGGGGCCGCCACCTGGGTTGGTGGTGTGGCGTGGCAGCAGGATGCCTATCGTTCCCGGCGGCTTCCCATGTTCGACTACACGTTCACGATACCGGCCGTCTTTGCGCAGGTCGATGTGGACGCGGCGTCCTGGCTCGTCGTCTCCACGAGTGCCAGGGTCGACGCGCATAACGTGTACGGGACCGCGGTGAACCCGCGGGCGTCGCTGCTCGCCCGGCGACCGGCCGACGGCATGCTGGCCGGGTGGTCGACGCGCGCCTCGGCCGGGCTCGGCAGCTTTGCGCCGACGCCGTTCACGGACGAGACCGAGGTGACCGGACTTTCCGCGCTCGTTCCGCTCAGCGGCCTGGTGGCTGAGCGTGTGGTGAGCGCGTCGTTCGACGTGGGCGGGCCGATCGCGCTGACGCGCGGTCGCATCGAGCTGCAGGCGACCGCATTTGGTTCACGCGTGCGACGTCCGCTCCAGGTCCTCGACGCGCCCGCCGGCGCCGTGGATCGATTCCAACTCGTGAATGCCGGCGGCCCGACGCACACCTGGGGCGGCGAGTTACTCGGTCGCCTCGTGCGCCCGCTCGGCGCCGATGACGATGCGCCGGCGCTGCGCGTGACCGCGACGTACACCTACCTGCGCTCGCGGGAGTGCGATGTCGACGTGAGCCACGCACGCGGGTGCCCGCGCCGGGAAGTGCCGCTGACGCCGCGTCATGCCGCGGGGTTGGTCGCGTCGGTTGAGCAGGAGGGGCGGAGCCGCGTCGGGCTCGAGGTCTATCACACCGGACGCCAGGCCTTGCACCGCAATCCGTATCGCGCCATGAGCCGGCCCTATGTCATCGTCGGCGTGCTTGGCGAGCGCGCGGTGACGGTGGGGGCCGCCACCGCGCGCCTGTTCATCAACTTCGAGAACCTCACCAACGTGCGGCAGACCCGCTACGACCCCCTGCTGCTGCCCTCGCGAGGCCCCGGGGGGCGCTGGACCACGGATGCGTGGACAGACCTCGCCGGGTTCACCATGAACGGCGGCGTCAGGCTCGTATTCTGACCCGCCGGAGCCTCAGGCTGTTGGTGACTACGCTGACCGAGCTGAACGCCATCGCGGCGCTCGCGAGGATCGGGCTCAGCAGCAGGCCAAACGCCGGGTAGAGCACGCCGGCCGCGACCGGAATGCCGACCACATTGTAGATGAAGGCCCAGAACAGGTTCTGCTTCATGGTGCGCATCGTTTGTCGCGAGAGCGCGACCGCCTCGACGGCGCTTCGCAGGTCCCCGCGCATAAGCACCACGTCGCCCGCCTCGACCGCGATGTCGGTGCCGGTGCCGATGGCCATGCCGATGTCTGCCTGGGCGAGCGCCGGTGCATCGTTGATCCCGTCGCCGACCATGGCCACGACGCGACCGCTGGCCTGCAGGCGCCGGATCTCGTCTACCTTGCCCTGTGGGAGCACGCCTGCCACGACGCGATCGATGCCAGCTTCGCGCGCCACCGCTTCGGCTGTGCGAATGTTGTCGCCAGTGAGCATGACCACGTCCAGGTGCATCGCGTGGAAACGCGCGATCGCTTCGCGCGACGTCGGCTTGATCGGGTCGGCGATCGCCAGGAGCCCGGCCAGGGCGCCGTCGATCGCCACATAAACCGGCGTGCGGCCACGCTCGGCCAGCACCGTCGCGCGCTGCTGCACCACAGACACGTCGACCGCGTGGTCGGCCATCAGGGCTTCGTTGCCGATGGCGATGCCGCGTCCCTCCACGATCCCCATCGCCCCACGTCCTGTCACGGACTCGAAGTGCTCGGGCGCCCTCACCTCAACGCCTGCGTCGCGCGCTCGCTGCACGATCGCCTCGGCGAGCGGGTGTTCGCTGACCGACTCGAGCGCTGCGGCGAGCCGGAGCAGGTCCGGTTCGGCAAGTGAGCCCGTGGACACGACGTCGGTCACCGCGGGCCGACCCTCGGTGACGGTGCCGGTCTTGTCGAGCACGATGGTGTGCAGGTCACCCGCACGCTGCAGCGCTTCACCTCCCTTGATGAGCACGCCCAGTTCTGCCCCGCGCCCCGTGGCAACCATGACGGCGGTGGGTACCGCGAGGCCCATGGCACACGGGCAGGCAATGATCAGCACGGCCACGGCGGCGGCAAACGCGCGCACGCCGGGCGCCGAGTCCGCGGCGATGAACCACAACACGAAGGTCGCGACCGCAATCGAGAGCACGACCGGGACGAAGATCGCGCTGATGCGATCCGCGAGCCGCTGGATCGGCGCTCTCGACCCCTGGGCCTCGCGCATGAGCTGCACGATGCGCGAAAGGACGCTGTCGGCGCCGAGCGTGGTCGCGCGAAAGCGGAAGGCGCCCGTGCGGTTGATTGTGCCGCCGATGACGCGGTCACCCGCGCGCTTGGTCACCGGCATCGCTTCACCGGTGAGCATCGATTCATCGACGGCGCTTTCGCCGTTCGCTACCTCACCGTCGACCGGAATGCGTTCACCCGGCCGCACGACCACGACGTCACCCTGCCGAACGTCTTCGATCGGAAGATCCAGTTCGCGGTCGCCGCGAGCGACGCGCGCCGTTCGGGGTTGCAGCTCAACGAGTGCTCGCAGCGAGGCGGACGTCTGTCGCTTGGCGCGCGCCTCGAAGGCGCTGCCGGTGCGGATCAGCGCGATGATGATGATCACCGCTTCGTAGTAGACGTCGGGGGCGAGCCCACGCGAGAGAAAGAACTGCGGCGCCACGGTCGCGAACACCGAATACAGGAACGCGGCGCCCGTCCCGACGGCGATGAGCGTGTTCATGTCCGCGGCGCGATGCCGGAAGGCGGACCAGGCCCGGGTGTAGAAGTCGCGGCCGACCCACCACATGATCGCCGCCGTCGCGGCCAGCATCGCCCACGAAAGCACGCCCGGAGGAACGGCGTAGAGGAACGGGAGGGCGCGGCGAAGCAGCGGATCGAGCACAGCATTCGCCCACCGCATCACCGGATCCGATATGGCGCTGTGTGCACCAGCCGCGCCTGACATCAATGGCATGGAGACGACCATCGCCACGGCACCGACGATGCCGGCCACG
Proteins encoded in this window:
- a CDS encoding TonB-dependent receptor — its product is MLPALMLPLVNAFLLVGLSLVFARSAPAQRPDSTARLRVRVTHEGAPVADALVRAGRLATQTDSAGEARLVLPAGSHHLVVSRIGFQPHALTLSLLAGADTTIRVAFEAAVAEMEAILVSATRNERRVEDLPLRVEVIDEEEVAEKVSMTPGDIAMMLNETAGLRVQVTNPSLGGANVRMQGLLGRYSLLLADGLPLYGGQAGGLGLLQVPPVDLGRVEVIKGAASSLYGPGASGGVVNLISRRPEEQASRTLLVNQTSRGGTDGVVFVSAPLTERIGYTLLAGMHRQLAQDVDDDAWIDVPGYRRVVVRPRGYFDDGAGRTAFVTAGFTGEGRDGGTRDGRVAPDGRPFAEGLRTRRADAGALARWLVRDSTSAWHGAIVTLRGSAMRQRHEHTFGPVREDDVHRTAFGEASVAVPRGAATWVGGVAWQQDAYRSRRLPMFDYTFTIPAVFAQVDVDAASWLVVSTSARVDAHNVYGTAVNPRASLLARRPADGMLAGWSTRASAGLGSFAPTPFTDETEVTGLSALVPLSGLVAERVVSASFDVGGPIALTRGRIELQATAFGSRVRRPLQVLDAPAGAVDRFQLVNAGGPTHTWGGELLGRLVRPLGADDDAPALRVTATYTYLRSRECDVDVSHARGCPRREVPLTPRHAAGLVASVEQEGRSRVGLEVYHTGRQALHRNPYRAMSRPYVIVGVLGERAVTVGAATARLFINFENLTNVRQTRYDPLLLPSRGPGGRWTTDAWTDLAGFTMNGGVRLVF
- a CDS encoding heavy metal translocating P-type ATPase; protein product: MTITTRVPDETQPNASRTLRIPVTGMTCAACQARVQRALEKQPGVAMANVNFMMHDATVTYDPATVSPERLVDTIRGTGYGAELAAPGRTAFDEQAARDAAQDEEYHDLRRKALVAGIVGAVAMVVSMPLMSGAAGAHSAISDPVMRWANAVLDPLLRRALPFLYAVPPGVLSWAMLAATAAIMWWVGRDFYTRAWSAFRHRAADMNTLIAVGTGAAFLYSVFATVAPQFFLSRGLAPDVYYEAVIIIIALIRTGSAFEARAKRQTSASLRALVELQPRTARVARGDRELDLPIEDVRQGDVVVVRPGERIPVDGEVANGESAVDESMLTGEAMPVTKRAGDRVIGGTINRTGAFRFRATTLGADSVLSRIVQLMREAQGSRAPIQRLADRISAIFVPVVLSIAVATFVLWFIAADSAPGVRAFAAAVAVLIIACPCAMGLAVPTAVMVATGRGAELGVLIKGGEALQRAGDLHTIVLDKTGTVTEGRPAVTDVVSTGSLAEPDLLRLAAALESVSEHPLAEAIVQRARDAGVEVRAPEHFESVTGRGAMGIVEGRGIAIGNEALMADHAVDVSVVQQRATVLAERGRTPVYVAIDGALAGLLAIADPIKPTSREAIARFHAMHLDVVMLTGDNIRTAEAVAREAGIDRVVAGVLPQGKVDEIRRLQASGRVVAMVGDGINDAPALAQADIGMAIGTGTDIAVEAGDVVLMRGDLRSAVEAVALSRQTMRTMKQNLFWAFIYNVVGIPVAAGVLYPAFGLLLSPILASAAMAFSSVSVVTNSLRLRRVRIRA